A genome region from Euphorbia lathyris chromosome 4, ddEupLath1.1, whole genome shotgun sequence includes the following:
- the LOC136226911 gene encoding uncharacterized protein produces the protein MEEPYNNVSTSHLLGSVPAVISEEKSTISYEVPEASMQIFPPNNGGGGSNRGYQTLGNPPEVFEQQPPNSWKGVFSVSSYIQYFNVDTDIVINRMMSSFYPIGGDFFSKIDANPDIYGLIWISTTLVFVLASLGNCATYLMQRHTNTSASWSFDVGYVNVAACAIYGYSIVVPLAFFFLLQYMGTNASLIRFWCLWGYSLFIFILISFLLLIPFEALRWIIILAAGVDSACFVALNLKSFIEGSDVTIVVVAAFCLQLALAIFIKAWFFP, from the exons ATGGAGGAGCCTTACAACAACGTTTCTACTAGCCATCTACTGGGCTCAGTACCT GCTGTGATCAGTGAAGAAAAAAGCACCATAAGTTATGAAG TCCCTGAAGCCAGTATGCAAATTTTCCCTCCAAATAATGGTGGAGGTGGCAGTAATCGCGGCTATCAAACTCTTGGTAACCCACCTG AGGTATTTGAGCAACAACCACCAAACAGCTGGAAAGGGGTATTCAGTGTCTCATCGTACATACAGTATTTTAATGTGGATACAGACATTGTGATAAATAGAATGATGAGCTCTTTTTATCCTATTGGTGGGGATTTCTTCAGCAAGATTGATGCGAACCCAGATAT ATATGGACTCATCTGGATTTCAACTACATTGGTATTCGTCCTAGCTTCTCTCGGGAATTGTGCCACCTACCTCATGCAGAGACACACCAACACTAGCGCTTCTTGGAGCTTTGATGTAGGATACGTAAATGTGGCGGCATGTGCTATATATGGATATTCTATTGTAGTACCGTTAGCATTTTTCTTCTTGCTTCAGTATATGGGAACAAATGCAAGCCTCATCCGATTTTGGTGCCTGTGGGGCTATTCTCTCTTCATTTTCATCCTGATCTCT TTTCTATTGCTTATCCCATTCGAGGCGCTGAGATGGATAATTATACTAGCAGCCGGTGTGGATTCGGCATGCTTTGTTGCATTAAATCTGAAGTCATTTATAGAAGGGAGTGATGTTACAATTGTGGTGGTTGCTGCATTCTGTTTGCAGTTAGCTCTAGCAATCTTCATCAAGGCATGGTTCTTCCCTTAA